One Helianthus annuus cultivar XRQ/B chromosome 7, HanXRQr2.0-SUNRISE, whole genome shotgun sequence genomic region harbors:
- the LOC110869003 gene encoding pentatricopeptide repeat-containing protein At4g18975, chloroplastic isoform X1 — protein sequence MLLLFPISSYQIGIKTFFSAQKPISHIVNCRRSRQLIKSNDVDRKIAKKEHHLWNKRDSAASGQKALNLVRTVCGLPNEKEAIYGALDKWTAWETEFPVIAVAKALNILKQRKQWKRVIQVAKWMFGKGQGMTMGTFDTLLLAFDMDQRVDEAQSFWNMILHTHERSISRRLFSRMISIYAHHNMPHHIIEVFADMEELGVKPDEDTTRKVARAFKNVGETEKQRLVLNKYLSEWKYIHFNGERVRVRRKYSWNDD from the exons ATGCTATTGTTGTTCCCAATTTCATCATATCAG ATAGGAATCAAAACATTCTTTTCTGCACAAAAG CCAATAAGTCACATTGTCAACTGTCGAAGATCTCGTCAACTGATCAAGTCAAATGATGTGGACCG gaaaattgcCAAAAAAGAACACCACTTATGGAACAAGAGAGATTCTGCGGCATCGGGGCAAAAGGCGCTTAATCTTGTTCGAACT GTTTGCGGCTTACCAAATGAGAAAGAAGCTATTTACGGAGCGCTTGATAAATGGACCGCTTGGGAAACCGAATTCCCTGTGATAGCAGTAGCCAAGGCTCTTAATATCCTAAAACAACGGAAACAATGGAAACGAGTTATTCAA GTGGCGAAATGGATGTTCGGAAAGGGTCAAGGAATGACAATGGGAACATTCGACACCCTCTTATTAGCTTTCGATATGGACCAAAGGGTAGATGAAGCACAATCGTTTTGGAATATGATTTTGCATACGCATGAAAGATCTATCTCGCGAAGGTTGTTTTCAAGGATGATATCCATATATGCTCATCATAACATGCCTCATCACATCATCGAG GTGTTTGCGGATATGGAGGAACTAGGAGTAAAACCGGATGAGGACACTACGAGAAAAGTTGCACGCGCCTTTAAAAATGTTGGTGAGACGGAGAAACAACGATTAGTTCTTAACAAGTACCTGAGTGAATGGAAATACATCCATTTTAACGGCGAGAGAGTAAGGGTTAGAAGAAAATATTCATGGAACGACGACTAA
- the LOC110867100 gene encoding protein ZW2 yields the protein MAAAVAFHAIQRVTNSNLVCYINPYPHGSISSQFLQLTTLTSMDHLTQSQPDFHTFLRDWMIGLEHYLHQLLHHLEFLDQQDEPKLKQLIHQVMTHYHEYFLAMARVYHQNVFLALSPPWFSSYERTFLWLAGFRPGLAIRVVKSCGLEFTSDQAEMLDRLSVETKDGEKMITDRLARLERQVVAPPMLALTRMVGKEVNGMVNQADTAVDRLAEDMEVLVECADYLRGKTVAKVMGILTTTQTVRFLAAMAQLQLRIRQWGQLREAEARGDANLNLPLREALIG from the coding sequence ATGGCAGCCGCGGTGGCGTTTCACGCCATTCAACGAGTGACCAACTCTAATCTTGTATGCTATATAAACCCATATCCACATGGTTCTATCTCCAGCCAGTTCCTACAACTCACCACTCTAACTTCCATGGATCACTTAACTCAATCTCAACCCGATTTCCATACCTTTTTGCGCGATTGGATGATCGGCTTAGAGCATTACCTTCACCAGCTTCTCCACCATCTTGAGTTCTTGGATCAACAAGACGAACCCAAACTCAAGCAACTCATTCACCAAGTAATGACTCACTATCATGAATACTTCCTTGCAATGGCGCGAGTTTATCACCAAAATGTCTTTCTAGCTCTCTCACCACCTTGGTTCAGCTCATACGAGCGAACATTCCTATGGCTAGCTGGCTTCAGGCCCGGTCTTGCCATTCGTGTGGTGAAAAGTTGTGGGCTCGAGTTTACCTCAGATCAAGCAGAAATGTTGGATAGGTTGAGTGTTGAGACTAAAGATGGAGAAAAGATGATTACAGACAGGCTAGCAAGGTTGGAGCGGCAAGTGGTGGCGCCACCAATGCTCGCGCTAACGAGAATGGTGGGAAAGGAGGTGAACGGGATGGTTAATCAAGCGGACACCGCGGTGGATAGGTTGGCGGAAGATATGGAAGTTTTGGTTGAATGTGCGGATTATTTGAGGGGGAAGACCGTGGCTAAGGTGATGGGAATACTTACGACGACTCAAACGGTGAGGTTCTTGGCCGCTATGGCGCAACTTCAGCTGAGGATTCGGCAATGGGGGCAGCTGAGGGAGGCCGAGGCACGTGGAGACGCTAATCTTAATCTTCCCTTACGAGAGGCGTTAATCGGTTGA